The following coding sequences lie in one Arachis ipaensis cultivar K30076 chromosome B05, Araip1.1, whole genome shotgun sequence genomic window:
- the LOC107643064 gene encoding putative leucine-rich repeat-containing protein DDB_G0290503 isoform X4, protein MFRSARWWTDRNRVKALFKLHFHLTQVNECGVDALVLSIVPGDFGKPTTRLDQATVRNGVCTWHNPVYETVKFIQDPKTGKFTDKLYQFLLSTGSSKGSPIGEASINIADYAEATKPSYLSLPIRVSHSDALLHVSIQRIQENSDQREEEECEDAKQKSHDWIISNHLSNADIDESTRSNSSEEVTAKAMNNREELSVNCSTSSESDTTLSSSDDSSGLDSPRKLGLKRKKNIHSRKNVFLSGDSTNGSNHDIPKEDSEESHPTETEKLKAELAALARHVDVSDMELQTLRKQIVKETKRGQDLSKEILILKEERDAFKLECENLKSFHKRMDEARLRSRSQLETRDLGAFVEEIRQELSYEKDMNANLRLQLKKMQESNAELVLAVQDLEEMLEQSQRNNKDSKELVETEMEKLVQRQSNGNNDTEALEKKIIDLYGEIEMYRRDKDDLEVQLEQLALDYEILKQENHSIVYKLEQSQVQEQLKMHYECSSPPPNNNNDPDLEMHIENLEKQLKEQSEDFSNSLATIKELETHIRRLEEEFDKKKHGFEADLEAVTRDKVEQEQRAIKAEEALRKTRMANAKTAERLQEEFRRLSSQMTSTFDANEKAAMKALKEASQLRSHKSLLEEMLRKAKQEIQLLQSDYDLKLDDLSKQMNTMTVQIQQMKLEIEDKTKQLEDQKKNGEQAGSDFSEEIRVLKAENEDLNGEIWRLREQVEGNESRRNELELMKKSMEESEEMLQRGSAERNELVSTIALLKKEAEQSVNEARRLEKEVEAVRAQYSELKGSVSEEAAEKEKLRKQVLQMKSEIKKKEDALSSMERRLKDSLKNKKTASAPQNSKDMASLREKIKMLEVAMLIKQGLVKSKEKALESSSSSFLNKEKELQTKIDELENKVEEFNQIIALQQVSQDLSIISSKDVCDEKEMVSELTERNKSMESELKEMQERYLEMSLKFAEVEGERQQLVMTLRNLNLNLKAINKP, encoded by the exons ATGTTTCGTTCTGCAAGATGGTGGACCGACAGGAACAGAGTCAAAGCTCTTTTCAAGCTCCATTTCCATCTCACACAG GTGAATGAATGTGGGGTGGATGCATTGGTGCTGTCAATAGTTCCAGGGGACTTTGGAAAACCAACCACCAGATTGGATCAAGCTACAGTTAGAAATGGAGTTTGTACATGGCATAATCCTGTATATGAAACTGTCAAGTTCATTCAAGACCCAAAGACTGGCAAATTCACTGACAAATTATATCAATTTTTGCTTTCAACG GGTTCATCAAAAGGTAGCCCCATTGGGGAGGCTTCTATAAATATTGCTGACTATGCTGAGGCCACAAAACCATCCTATCTCTCTCTTCCCATCAGGGTTTCTCATTCTGATGCTCTTTTgcat GTATCCATCCAGAGGATTCAAGAAAATAGTGATCAAAG AGAAGAAGAGGAATGTGAAGATGCCAAACAAAAATCCCATGATTGGATCATAAGCAACCATTTAAGCAATGCAGACATAGATGAAAGCACTAGAAGCAACTCTTCTGAA GAAGTCACTGCCAAAGCAATGAACAATAGAGAAGAATTGAGTGTTAATTGCAGCACATCTAGTGAATCTGACACTACATTGTCAAGTTCAGATGACAGCTCTGGACTTGATAGTCCTCGAAAACTTGGactgaaaagaaaaaagaacatcCATTCCAGGAAAAATGTGTTTCTTTCAG GCGATTCGACAAACGGCTCCAACCATGACATTCCAAAGGAAGATTCCGAAGAATCACATCCTACAGAAACTGAAAAACTCAAGGCTGAGCTTGCTGCATTGGCTAGGCATGTGGATGTGTCAGACATGGAACTACAGACCCTTAGAAAGCAAATTGTGAAGGAAACCAAAAGAGGGCAAGACCTCTCAAAGGAAATCCTTATCTTGAAAGAGGAAAGAGACGCATTCAAGTTGGAATGTGAGAATCTCAAGTCTTTCCACAAGCGAATGGACGAGGCCAGATTGCGAAGCAGGTCGCAATTGGAAACCAGAGATCTCGGCGCTTTCGTGGAAGAAATCCGGCAGGAATTAAGTTATGAAAAGGACATGAACGCCAATCTCCGGCTACAGTTAAAGAAGATGCAAGAATCAAATGCTGAACTGGTTCTTGCTGTGCAGGACCTTGAAGAAATGCTGGAGCAATCACAGCGTAATAACAAAGACTCCAAGGAGctagtagaaacagaaatggagaagCTTGTACAGAGACAAAGCAACGGTAATAACGATACAGAAGCACTTGAGAAGAAGATTATAGACCTCTATGGTGAAATAGAGATGTACAGAAGGGACAAAGATGATTTAGAGGTACAACTGGAACAACTTGCATTAGACTATGAGATATTGAAACAGGAGAATCATAGCATTGTGTATAAGCTTGAGCAAAGCCAAGTTCAAGAACAATTGAAAATGCATTATGAATGTTCATCTCCTCctcctaataataataatgatcctGATCTTGAAATGCATATTGAGAATCTAGAGAAGCAACTCAAAGAACAGTCAGAAGATTTCTCGAATTCTCTTGCTACTATTAAGGAACTCGAAACGCATATCAGGAGATTGGAGGAAGAATTCGATAAGAAGAAACATGGATTCGAAGCTGACCTAGAAGCAGTGACGCGCGACAAAGTTGAACAGGAGCAGAGAGCCATCAAAGCAGAGGAAGCTTTGCGGAAGACAAGAATGGCGAATGCTAAAACTGCCGAGAGGCTGCAAGAGGAGTTTAGAAGGCTCTCGTCTCAAATGACCTCCACATTTGACGCCAATGAGAAAGCTGCCATGAAAGCATTGAAAGAAGCGAGCCAACTGCGTTCGCACAAGAGTTTACTAGAAGAAATGCTGCGAAAAGCTAAACAAGAGATTCAGTTGCTTCAATCTGATTATGATTTAAAACTCGATGATCTCTCAAAACAAATGAATACAATGACGGTTCAGATTCAACAGATGAAGCTGGAGATCGAGGACAAGACAAAGCagctagaagatcagaagaagaaCGGGGAACAAGCTGGTAGCGATTTCTCTGAGGAGATTCGAGTGCTTAAGGCAGAGAATGAAGATCTGAACGGAGAGATTTGGCGGTTACGCGAGCAAGTAGAAGGAAATGAAAGTCGTAGAAACGAGTTGGAACTAATGAAGAAATCGATGGAGGAATCCGAGGAGATGTTACAGAGAGGAAGCGCCGAAAGAAATGAACTGGTGAGTACGATTGCATTGTTAAAGAAGGAAGCAGAGCAGTCAGTTAACGAGGCTAGGCGATTGGAGAAGGAGGTGGAAGCAGTTAGAGCTCAATACAGTGAGTTGAAAGGTTCGGTTTCGGAAGAGGCGGCGGAGAAAGAAaaacttaggaagcaagttttgcAGATGAAGAGTGAGATCAAGAAGAAGGAGGATGCGTTAAGCAGCATGGAGAGGAGGCTTAAGGATAGTTTGAAGAACAAGAAAACTGCTTCAGCTCCTCAGAATTCAAAAGACATGGCAAGTCTGAGGGAAAAAATCAAAATGCTTGAG GTGGCCATGTTGATTAAGCAGGGCCTTGTAAAGTCAAAGGAAAAAGCATTGGAGAGTTCATCAAGTTCATTCTTGAATAAGGAGAAGGAACTCCAGACCAAAATTGACGAGTTGGAGaataaagtggaggaattcaaTCAGATTATTGCTTTGCAGCAG GTTTCTCAGGATTTAAGCATTATTTCTTCAAAAGATGTATGTGATGAAAAGGAGATGGTAAGTGAGTTGACGGAAAGAAACAAGTCAATGGAAAGCGAACTAAAAGAGATGCAAGAGAGATACTTAGAAATGAGCCTCAAATTTGCAGAGGTAGAAGGTGAGAGACAACAGCTTGTTATGACTCTGCGCAACCTCAACCTCAACCTCAAGGCTATTAACAAACCCTAA
- the LOC107643064 gene encoding putative leucine-rich repeat-containing protein DDB_G0290503 isoform X1, whose translation MFRSARWWTDRNRVKALFKLHFHLTQVNECGVDALVLSIVPGDFGKPTTRLDQATVRNGVCTWHNPVYETVKFIQDPKTGKFTDKLYQFLLSTGSSKGSPIGEASINIADYAEATKPSYLSLPIRVSHSDALLHVSIQRIQENSDQREEEECEDAKQKSHDWIISNHLSNADIDESTRSNSSEEVTAKAMNNREELSVNCSTSSESDTTLSSSDDSSGLDSPRKLGLKRKKNIHSRKNVFLSGMSHNSKSQKLVISDSTTQMHDDMHQRIHFDWPPGDSTNGSNHDIPKEDSEESHPTETEKLKAELAALARHVDVSDMELQTLRKQIVKETKRGQDLSKEILILKEERDAFKLECENLKSFHKRMDEARLRSRSQLETRDLGAFVEEIRQELSYEKDMNANLRLQLKKMQESNAELVLAVQDLEEMLEQSQRNNKDSKELVETEMEKLVQRQSNGNNDTEALEKKIIDLYGEIEMYRRDKDDLEVQLEQLALDYEILKQENHSIVYKLEQSQVQEQLKMHYECSSPPPNNNNDPDLEMHIENLEKQLKEQSEDFSNSLATIKELETHIRRLEEEFDKKKHGFEADLEAVTRDKVEQEQRAIKAEEALRKTRMANAKTAERLQEEFRRLSSQMTSTFDANEKAAMKALKEASQLRSHKSLLEEMLRKAKQEIQLLQSDYDLKLDDLSKQMNTMTVQIQQMKLEIEDKTKQLEDQKKNGEQAGSDFSEEIRVLKAENEDLNGEIWRLREQVEGNESRRNELELMKKSMEESEEMLQRGSAERNELVSTIALLKKEAEQSVNEARRLEKEVEAVRAQYSELKGSVSEEAAEKEKLRKQVLQMKSEIKKKEDALSSMERRLKDSLKNKKTASAPQNSKDMASLREKIKMLEVAMLIKQGLVKSKEKALESSSSSFLNKEKELQTKIDELENKVEEFNQIIALQQVSQDLSIISSKDVCDEKEMVSELTERNKSMESELKEMQERYLEMSLKFAEVEGERQQLVMTLRNLNLNLKAINKP comes from the exons ATGTTTCGTTCTGCAAGATGGTGGACCGACAGGAACAGAGTCAAAGCTCTTTTCAAGCTCCATTTCCATCTCACACAG GTGAATGAATGTGGGGTGGATGCATTGGTGCTGTCAATAGTTCCAGGGGACTTTGGAAAACCAACCACCAGATTGGATCAAGCTACAGTTAGAAATGGAGTTTGTACATGGCATAATCCTGTATATGAAACTGTCAAGTTCATTCAAGACCCAAAGACTGGCAAATTCACTGACAAATTATATCAATTTTTGCTTTCAACG GGTTCATCAAAAGGTAGCCCCATTGGGGAGGCTTCTATAAATATTGCTGACTATGCTGAGGCCACAAAACCATCCTATCTCTCTCTTCCCATCAGGGTTTCTCATTCTGATGCTCTTTTgcat GTATCCATCCAGAGGATTCAAGAAAATAGTGATCAAAG AGAAGAAGAGGAATGTGAAGATGCCAAACAAAAATCCCATGATTGGATCATAAGCAACCATTTAAGCAATGCAGACATAGATGAAAGCACTAGAAGCAACTCTTCTGAA GAAGTCACTGCCAAAGCAATGAACAATAGAGAAGAATTGAGTGTTAATTGCAGCACATCTAGTGAATCTGACACTACATTGTCAAGTTCAGATGACAGCTCTGGACTTGATAGTCCTCGAAAACTTGGactgaaaagaaaaaagaacatcCATTCCAGGAAAAATGTGTTTCTTTCAGGTATGAGCCACAATTCAAAATCTCAAAAACTTGTTATAAGTGACTCCACAACACAAATGCATGATGATATGCATCAGAGAATACACTTTGATTGGCCACCAGGCGATTCGACAAACGGCTCCAACCATGACATTCCAAAGGAAGATTCCGAAGAATCACATCCTACAGAAACTGAAAAACTCAAGGCTGAGCTTGCTGCATTGGCTAGGCATGTGGATGTGTCAGACATGGAACTACAGACCCTTAGAAAGCAAATTGTGAAGGAAACCAAAAGAGGGCAAGACCTCTCAAAGGAAATCCTTATCTTGAAAGAGGAAAGAGACGCATTCAAGTTGGAATGTGAGAATCTCAAGTCTTTCCACAAGCGAATGGACGAGGCCAGATTGCGAAGCAGGTCGCAATTGGAAACCAGAGATCTCGGCGCTTTCGTGGAAGAAATCCGGCAGGAATTAAGTTATGAAAAGGACATGAACGCCAATCTCCGGCTACAGTTAAAGAAGATGCAAGAATCAAATGCTGAACTGGTTCTTGCTGTGCAGGACCTTGAAGAAATGCTGGAGCAATCACAGCGTAATAACAAAGACTCCAAGGAGctagtagaaacagaaatggagaagCTTGTACAGAGACAAAGCAACGGTAATAACGATACAGAAGCACTTGAGAAGAAGATTATAGACCTCTATGGTGAAATAGAGATGTACAGAAGGGACAAAGATGATTTAGAGGTACAACTGGAACAACTTGCATTAGACTATGAGATATTGAAACAGGAGAATCATAGCATTGTGTATAAGCTTGAGCAAAGCCAAGTTCAAGAACAATTGAAAATGCATTATGAATGTTCATCTCCTCctcctaataataataatgatcctGATCTTGAAATGCATATTGAGAATCTAGAGAAGCAACTCAAAGAACAGTCAGAAGATTTCTCGAATTCTCTTGCTACTATTAAGGAACTCGAAACGCATATCAGGAGATTGGAGGAAGAATTCGATAAGAAGAAACATGGATTCGAAGCTGACCTAGAAGCAGTGACGCGCGACAAAGTTGAACAGGAGCAGAGAGCCATCAAAGCAGAGGAAGCTTTGCGGAAGACAAGAATGGCGAATGCTAAAACTGCCGAGAGGCTGCAAGAGGAGTTTAGAAGGCTCTCGTCTCAAATGACCTCCACATTTGACGCCAATGAGAAAGCTGCCATGAAAGCATTGAAAGAAGCGAGCCAACTGCGTTCGCACAAGAGTTTACTAGAAGAAATGCTGCGAAAAGCTAAACAAGAGATTCAGTTGCTTCAATCTGATTATGATTTAAAACTCGATGATCTCTCAAAACAAATGAATACAATGACGGTTCAGATTCAACAGATGAAGCTGGAGATCGAGGACAAGACAAAGCagctagaagatcagaagaagaaCGGGGAACAAGCTGGTAGCGATTTCTCTGAGGAGATTCGAGTGCTTAAGGCAGAGAATGAAGATCTGAACGGAGAGATTTGGCGGTTACGCGAGCAAGTAGAAGGAAATGAAAGTCGTAGAAACGAGTTGGAACTAATGAAGAAATCGATGGAGGAATCCGAGGAGATGTTACAGAGAGGAAGCGCCGAAAGAAATGAACTGGTGAGTACGATTGCATTGTTAAAGAAGGAAGCAGAGCAGTCAGTTAACGAGGCTAGGCGATTGGAGAAGGAGGTGGAAGCAGTTAGAGCTCAATACAGTGAGTTGAAAGGTTCGGTTTCGGAAGAGGCGGCGGAGAAAGAAaaacttaggaagcaagttttgcAGATGAAGAGTGAGATCAAGAAGAAGGAGGATGCGTTAAGCAGCATGGAGAGGAGGCTTAAGGATAGTTTGAAGAACAAGAAAACTGCTTCAGCTCCTCAGAATTCAAAAGACATGGCAAGTCTGAGGGAAAAAATCAAAATGCTTGAG GTGGCCATGTTGATTAAGCAGGGCCTTGTAAAGTCAAAGGAAAAAGCATTGGAGAGTTCATCAAGTTCATTCTTGAATAAGGAGAAGGAACTCCAGACCAAAATTGACGAGTTGGAGaataaagtggaggaattcaaTCAGATTATTGCTTTGCAGCAG GTTTCTCAGGATTTAAGCATTATTTCTTCAAAAGATGTATGTGATGAAAAGGAGATGGTAAGTGAGTTGACGGAAAGAAACAAGTCAATGGAAAGCGAACTAAAAGAGATGCAAGAGAGATACTTAGAAATGAGCCTCAAATTTGCAGAGGTAGAAGGTGAGAGACAACAGCTTGTTATGACTCTGCGCAACCTCAACCTCAACCTCAAGGCTATTAACAAACCCTAA
- the LOC107643064 gene encoding putative leucine-rich repeat-containing protein DDB_G0290503 isoform X2 gives MFRSARWWTDRNRVKALFKLHFHLTQVNECGVDALVLSIVPGDFGKPTTRLDQATVRNGVCTWHNPVYETVKFIQDPKTGKFTDKLYQFLLSTGSSKGSPIGEASINIADYAEATKPSYLSLPIRVSHSDALLHVSIQRIQENSDQREEEECEDAKQKSHDWIISNHLSNADIDESTRSNSSEEVTAKAMNNREELSVNCSTSSESDTTLSSSDDSSGLDSPRKLGLKRKKNIHSRKNVFLSGMSHNSKSQKLVISDSTTQMHDDMHQRIHFDWPPGDSTNGSNHDIPKEDSEESHPTETEKLKAELAALARHVDVSDMELQTLRKQIVKETKRGQDLSKEILILKEERDAFKLECENLKSFHKRMDEARLRSRSQLETRDLGAFVEEIRQELSYEKDMNANLRLQLKKMQESNAELVLAVQDLEEMLEQSQRNNKDSKELVETEMEKLVQRQSNGNNDTEALEKKIIDLYGEIEMYRRDKDDLEVQLEQLALDYEILKQENHSIVYKLEQSQVQEQLKMHYECSSPPPNNNNDPDLEMHIENLEKQLKEQSEDFSNSLATIKELETHIRRLEEEFDKKKHGFEADLEAVTRDKVEQEQRAIKAEEALRKTRMANAKTAERLQEEFRRLSSQMTSTFDANEKAAMKALKEASQLRSHKSLLEEMLRKAKQEIQLLQSDYDLKLDDLSKQMNTMTVQIQQMKLEIEDKTKQLEDQKKNGEQAGSDFSEEIRVLKAENEDLNGEIWRLREQVEGNESRRNELELMKKSMEESEEMLQRGSAERNELVSTIALLKKEAEQSVNEARRLEKEVEAVRAQYSELKGSVSEEAAEKEKLRKQVLQMKSEIKKKEDALSSMERRLKDSLKNKKTASAPQNSKDMASLREKIKMLEQGLVKSKEKALESSSSSFLNKEKELQTKIDELENKVEEFNQIIALQQVSQDLSIISSKDVCDEKEMVSELTERNKSMESELKEMQERYLEMSLKFAEVEGERQQLVMTLRNLNLNLKAINKP, from the exons ATGTTTCGTTCTGCAAGATGGTGGACCGACAGGAACAGAGTCAAAGCTCTTTTCAAGCTCCATTTCCATCTCACACAG GTGAATGAATGTGGGGTGGATGCATTGGTGCTGTCAATAGTTCCAGGGGACTTTGGAAAACCAACCACCAGATTGGATCAAGCTACAGTTAGAAATGGAGTTTGTACATGGCATAATCCTGTATATGAAACTGTCAAGTTCATTCAAGACCCAAAGACTGGCAAATTCACTGACAAATTATATCAATTTTTGCTTTCAACG GGTTCATCAAAAGGTAGCCCCATTGGGGAGGCTTCTATAAATATTGCTGACTATGCTGAGGCCACAAAACCATCCTATCTCTCTCTTCCCATCAGGGTTTCTCATTCTGATGCTCTTTTgcat GTATCCATCCAGAGGATTCAAGAAAATAGTGATCAAAG AGAAGAAGAGGAATGTGAAGATGCCAAACAAAAATCCCATGATTGGATCATAAGCAACCATTTAAGCAATGCAGACATAGATGAAAGCACTAGAAGCAACTCTTCTGAA GAAGTCACTGCCAAAGCAATGAACAATAGAGAAGAATTGAGTGTTAATTGCAGCACATCTAGTGAATCTGACACTACATTGTCAAGTTCAGATGACAGCTCTGGACTTGATAGTCCTCGAAAACTTGGactgaaaagaaaaaagaacatcCATTCCAGGAAAAATGTGTTTCTTTCAGGTATGAGCCACAATTCAAAATCTCAAAAACTTGTTATAAGTGACTCCACAACACAAATGCATGATGATATGCATCAGAGAATACACTTTGATTGGCCACCAGGCGATTCGACAAACGGCTCCAACCATGACATTCCAAAGGAAGATTCCGAAGAATCACATCCTACAGAAACTGAAAAACTCAAGGCTGAGCTTGCTGCATTGGCTAGGCATGTGGATGTGTCAGACATGGAACTACAGACCCTTAGAAAGCAAATTGTGAAGGAAACCAAAAGAGGGCAAGACCTCTCAAAGGAAATCCTTATCTTGAAAGAGGAAAGAGACGCATTCAAGTTGGAATGTGAGAATCTCAAGTCTTTCCACAAGCGAATGGACGAGGCCAGATTGCGAAGCAGGTCGCAATTGGAAACCAGAGATCTCGGCGCTTTCGTGGAAGAAATCCGGCAGGAATTAAGTTATGAAAAGGACATGAACGCCAATCTCCGGCTACAGTTAAAGAAGATGCAAGAATCAAATGCTGAACTGGTTCTTGCTGTGCAGGACCTTGAAGAAATGCTGGAGCAATCACAGCGTAATAACAAAGACTCCAAGGAGctagtagaaacagaaatggagaagCTTGTACAGAGACAAAGCAACGGTAATAACGATACAGAAGCACTTGAGAAGAAGATTATAGACCTCTATGGTGAAATAGAGATGTACAGAAGGGACAAAGATGATTTAGAGGTACAACTGGAACAACTTGCATTAGACTATGAGATATTGAAACAGGAGAATCATAGCATTGTGTATAAGCTTGAGCAAAGCCAAGTTCAAGAACAATTGAAAATGCATTATGAATGTTCATCTCCTCctcctaataataataatgatcctGATCTTGAAATGCATATTGAGAATCTAGAGAAGCAACTCAAAGAACAGTCAGAAGATTTCTCGAATTCTCTTGCTACTATTAAGGAACTCGAAACGCATATCAGGAGATTGGAGGAAGAATTCGATAAGAAGAAACATGGATTCGAAGCTGACCTAGAAGCAGTGACGCGCGACAAAGTTGAACAGGAGCAGAGAGCCATCAAAGCAGAGGAAGCTTTGCGGAAGACAAGAATGGCGAATGCTAAAACTGCCGAGAGGCTGCAAGAGGAGTTTAGAAGGCTCTCGTCTCAAATGACCTCCACATTTGACGCCAATGAGAAAGCTGCCATGAAAGCATTGAAAGAAGCGAGCCAACTGCGTTCGCACAAGAGTTTACTAGAAGAAATGCTGCGAAAAGCTAAACAAGAGATTCAGTTGCTTCAATCTGATTATGATTTAAAACTCGATGATCTCTCAAAACAAATGAATACAATGACGGTTCAGATTCAACAGATGAAGCTGGAGATCGAGGACAAGACAAAGCagctagaagatcagaagaagaaCGGGGAACAAGCTGGTAGCGATTTCTCTGAGGAGATTCGAGTGCTTAAGGCAGAGAATGAAGATCTGAACGGAGAGATTTGGCGGTTACGCGAGCAAGTAGAAGGAAATGAAAGTCGTAGAAACGAGTTGGAACTAATGAAGAAATCGATGGAGGAATCCGAGGAGATGTTACAGAGAGGAAGCGCCGAAAGAAATGAACTGGTGAGTACGATTGCATTGTTAAAGAAGGAAGCAGAGCAGTCAGTTAACGAGGCTAGGCGATTGGAGAAGGAGGTGGAAGCAGTTAGAGCTCAATACAGTGAGTTGAAAGGTTCGGTTTCGGAAGAGGCGGCGGAGAAAGAAaaacttaggaagcaagttttgcAGATGAAGAGTGAGATCAAGAAGAAGGAGGATGCGTTAAGCAGCATGGAGAGGAGGCTTAAGGATAGTTTGAAGAACAAGAAAACTGCTTCAGCTCCTCAGAATTCAAAAGACATGGCAAGTCTGAGGGAAAAAATCAAAATGCTTGAG CAGGGCCTTGTAAAGTCAAAGGAAAAAGCATTGGAGAGTTCATCAAGTTCATTCTTGAATAAGGAGAAGGAACTCCAGACCAAAATTGACGAGTTGGAGaataaagtggaggaattcaaTCAGATTATTGCTTTGCAGCAG GTTTCTCAGGATTTAAGCATTATTTCTTCAAAAGATGTATGTGATGAAAAGGAGATGGTAAGTGAGTTGACGGAAAGAAACAAGTCAATGGAAAGCGAACTAAAAGAGATGCAAGAGAGATACTTAGAAATGAGCCTCAAATTTGCAGAGGTAGAAGGTGAGAGACAACAGCTTGTTATGACTCTGCGCAACCTCAACCTCAACCTCAAGGCTATTAACAAACCCTAA